The Musa acuminata AAA Group cultivar baxijiao chromosome BXJ2-2, Cavendish_Baxijiao_AAA, whole genome shotgun sequence genome contains the following window.
ATAGGCATTAGTAGTAAATTAAGAGGATAATTTAGCCTCCAAATGATtcaatttgaaattaaaatttggTGTATATTtagtttttataattattatttttttataaaattttatgataattcaagatcGTTTGATTAACTAGAATAGGGAAGTAAATTTTTTTATAGAATTGTGTGATGGTTTGATTATACTAACTAGTTCATTTATAtattgagtgaattattaaaaattgatggtgaaatttaaataaatttttaggtTTAGTATagtttgttttatgaaattttatcaaatattttctgtAAATTATtacaatgaattattataaatcaataatttaagAGGTATGATTGTTAATTAAGATACCTTATGATTATATACTCTTAATTTAATAAGTGTATTGCTCTCTCGCATATTCGAATCATTAAGAAATATAATTAGCATTTTCATTTTTTAACTCAATCAACTAAGTATAAGTTTAATctactataaaataataattatataaattatcataGAAATGACGTCTAAAGAAGCATCTCCTCTACATGACACCCCACGAATCCAGCGTAGGGAAGGCCGGGAGTAGTGGATCGAAGTCGAAGTCCGGCGCGTAGGCAGGTGGTGGTGACCCGGACGAGAAGCCCCCGCTCGGGATCCCGACCGCGCCCGTATCCAGAAAAGACACCGAGGTGTCGAGCGTGGGCAGGCGGATCTGTTGCAGGGCCGCCCGGTCGCCCGCCGCAGACCGTACCGGCTCGGGCTTCACCAGTGGCTCCCCCGCGAGCCGGAACCCCGTCGCCCGCTGCACCACCTCCTGGAAGTCGATCGGGTCGGCGGAGATGTAGGTGGTGGCCGACCGCTTCGACGCGTGCGACTTCCTCTTCGAGACCCGCCCCTGCAGGGCCGGGCCGAGGGCATTCCGCCGGCGAAGGGTGGCGTCTCCGGACGCAGAGGagcaagaggggggagtgaattggtgctggaggaggaggagaggggaggAAAGGGTGtcggcggaggcggcggaggaggaggaggaggatgaggtggTGGTGTCGGAGAGGGAGATCTGGAGGGCCATGGCGACGGCCGCGTTCTCGCGGGCAGAGACCTCGCTGATCCACGCCGATTCCGAGTGGTACACCCACGGATCGAGTACCGAGCAGTTGTCCGCCATATCCCTCTGCGGATTCGAGGATCGAGAAGGGCGATCGATTGGGATTGGAGCTCAGAAGGGAGTGAAGGCGAATGGTGAGAGGCACGGAGGACGCGAGCAACGGGGGGAAGTCGTCGAAGCTTCTTAAAGAGGCGGTGGCGCGAGAAAACGCG
Protein-coding sequences here:
- the LOC135604778 gene encoding calmodulin-binding protein 25-like translates to MADNCSVLDPWVYHSESAWISEVSARENAAVAMALQISLSDTTTSSSSSSSAASADTLSSPLLLLQHQFTPPSCSSASGDATLRRRNALGPALQGRVSKRKSHASKRSATTYISADPIDFQEVVQRATGFRLAGEPLVKPEPVRSAAGDRAALQQIRLPTLDTSVSFLDTGAVGIPSGGFSSGSPPPAYAPDFDFDPLLPAFPTLDSWGVM